AAAAACATAATTCCCAATGGGGCCCACACGCCACGATCTTTTAGCAGCTTGAATGGAGCGAAAGGAACCAAAGCAAGTCGACTTTCCCAATATATGAAGCCTGGAACCAGGACAAAGCCAAGCACAAAGGGCCCGATaatctttgaatttctCCAATTTGTAGAGACGCCACCAGCAAGAGTGAGTGGTACAAGAATACAACCAACACCAGCAGTAAACAACAACACACCGACAACATCTAGCTTCCAGAACAACTGTACCAGCATTTGTACTAATCCGTGCGTTTGATAGTACGATTTTTCATCCTGTAATTCTTTCCATTCCACGTCATTTCTTACTTTCCATCTCATATGGAGCATACACAAAATCAATGGGATACAGCATAGAGGGAAAATGAACGCCCACATAGCAATATTCCACGACCAGTTCTCTAACGGGTTTGCTGCCTCCACTACACTACCTGAGACCCACGTAGTGATAATCGAGGGCCATGAAGGTATCAATGTGTAAAATAGCCTCCattttaatgaagaattatCAGACAACATCAAAACAACCTGTAGCATAACACCGACAAGTCCCACATAATAAAAGACAGCTCCAGCAGCATACCTCTGGACATCATATGCTTGAGATTGAATTATTGTACCCACAATGTAAAGTACAATGGATACAAGAAACAACGTTAGCCTTCCAAAGATATCTGATAACCCTCCAAAGATCACCTGTGAAACAGCAGATATCATTAGAACTATGACGCTTACTGTAGAAATGAGAGAATGTGCGGAGTACGAGTTCATTGCGTAGGTCATATATGTACCCCTTATGCTGCTATCTAATCCATAAGCGAAAGTGCAAATGAATGCAGAAAACAGGAATATAGCTTTTAATTGCCAAGTATCATACTTTTTAGCCATTAGCTCAGACTTACGAATAATCAATGATTTTGTTCCCTTTAATTTATCTTTCATTTCATCTCTGGGCGACGAATCGTCATCCATCTTTTCATCAACCATCAGTTCattacaatttttttcagtattCTTACGCTTTGTTTGGCTAGAACGATTGTCTTCTGGGACTTCGATCATATTTCCTTTGGCCCAAAGAGTTACAACTGTTTTTGGAGCTCAAGTGGAAAGGACACAAGCAAAGTTCTTCTACCAGGATCTCATGTCTTTATAGAAAAAAGTAAGGTGTAAAAAGGCTACTGGGTAAAATTCACCACGTTATCTTCTTAACTTGCCCTTAGTGAAAAGCTGTATcatttcagcttctgtGCAGATTAGTGAGTAACTGTCTTAGATTTGTGGAATCGGAGCACAGAAACTCCAGTAGGGTTGTTACGGACTACGTTCTGAAAGTATATTCCGTTTTCTTAAAGCAGGTGCAAGT
This genomic interval from Saccharomyces cerevisiae S288C chromosome VIII, complete sequence contains the following:
- the ARN2 gene encoding siderophore transporter (Transporter; member of the ARN family of transporters that specifically recognize siderophore-iron chelates; responsible for uptake of iron bound to the siderophore triacetylfusarinine C); amino-acid sequence: MIEVPEDNRSSQTKRKNTEKNCNELMVDEKMDDDSSPRDEMKDKLKGTKSLIIRKSELMAKKYDTWQLKAIFLFSAFICTFAYGLDSSIRGTYMTYAMNSYSAHSLISTVSVIVLMISAVSQVIFGGLSDIFGRLTLFLVSIVLYIVGTIIQSQAYDVQRYAAGAVFYYVGLVGVMLQVVLMLSDNSSLKWRLFYTLIPSWPSIITTWVSGSVVEAANPLENWSWNIAMWAFIFPLCCIPLILCMLHMRWKVRNDVEWKELQDEKSYYQTHGLVQMLVQLFWKLDVVGVLLFTAGVGCILVPLTLAGGVSTNWRNSKIIGPFVLGFVLVPGFIYWESRLALVPFAPFKLLKDRGVWAPLGIMFFICFVYQMAAGYLYTILVVAVDESASSATRIINLYSFVTAVVAPFLGLIVTRSSRLKSYIIFGGSLYFITMGLFYRYRSGQDADGGIIAGMVIWGLSSCLFDYPTIVSIQSVTSHENMATVTALNYTVFRIGGAVAAAISGAIWTQSLYPKLLHYMGDADLATAAYGSPLTFILSNPWGTPVRSAMVEAYRHVQKYEVIVALVFSAPMFLLTFCVRDPRLTEDFAQKLPDREYVQTKEDDPINDWIAKRFAKALGRS